Below is a window of Hyphomonas neptunium ATCC 15444 DNA.
TACAAACATCGTCGCCGTGTATGATGTGGGCGAGGCGGCTGGCCAGCCCTTTGTCTCCATGGAGTTCATCAAGGGCCAATCCCTGCGTGACTGGCACCGCGAAAAGATCCGCCAGCGTCTGGATGTGCCCTTGCGCGTTGCCGCGCGCATCATCGCAGAGGTGCTTGACGGACTAGCTGCCGCGCATGCCGCAGGCGTCATCCACCGGGACCTCAAGCCCGAAAACATCATGCTCACCGAGGAGCCAACTGAGGCGGCGGCGCCTCTGAAAATCCTCGATTTCGGCATCGCGCGGGCCACATCTGGCGCAACCGATTCCGGCACGGGTACGGGTCTGGGAACGCCGCGCTACATGGCGCCCGAACAGGTCACAGCCGCCGACACGGCAGGCTCGGCGGCTGACATCTATTCTCTTTCGGTCATCTTCTACGAACTGCTCGTCGATGTTCTTCCTCAAGGCCATTGGCAGCCCCCCTCGGGTGGTCGCTCGGATGTGCCGCGCACGATTGATGAACTGATTGAGCGTGGCCTCTCCAATCGCCCCGCAAACCGTCCGCAGACGGCAAAGGACTACCGCAAGCAACTTGTCGACGCGGTGAATATCGGAGGCAGCTACGTCCCTCCCGTCAAGCCGGAGACAGAGCCACGGGAAGGCCTGAATGTCGGCCTGGTGAAATGGGGCAGTATCGCGCTGGCGGCCGTACTGGCCATCTTCATCATAGCGGCGATCGCTGGAGGCGGCGAGGAAGAAAAAATCGGACCCGGACCAGACCCTGTCAGTCCACAGTCAATGTATGCCGATCTCAACGGGCAATGGGATGATGGTCTGGGCAACCTCTATTCCGTAAGCGTATCAGATAACGGCGCCTTCAGCGGCGCAGGTCAGAGCAGCTATGGCTACACCCTGCA
It encodes the following:
- a CDS encoding serine/threonine-protein kinase gives rise to the protein MTKCKNCNAQMADGDRFCPECGADQQGGRMEALMTIGGLETVDSSQVRPNDRGGMPDIAPGAEFAGRYVIESVIGKGGMGVVYRALDKLADKSVALKLIRADRLSGQGAVKRLISEGITTRDIRHTNIVAVYDVGEAAGQPFVSMEFIKGQSLRDWHREKIRQRLDVPLRVAARIIAEVLDGLAAAHAAGVIHRDLKPENIMLTEEPTEAAAPLKILDFGIARATSGATDSGTGTGLGTPRYMAPEQVTAADTAGSAADIYSLSVIFYELLVDVLPQGHWQPPSGGRSDVPRTIDELIERGLSNRPANRPQTAKDYRKQLVDAVNIGGSYVPPVKPETEPREGLNVGLVKWGSIALAAVLAIFIIAAIAGGGEEEKIGPGPDPVSPQSMYADLNGQWDDGLGNLYSVSVSDNGAFSGAGQSSYGYTLQLSGQLNGTSGEFSLNAPNSGGRYTGRMQWDRGCHISFQTYDMSGSLAGQGQMHVNHAPGAPCPS